TTATGGTAAAACTTCGTTTAAAACGATGTGGTAGAAAGCAACGTGCGACTTGAAGGACATGATCGATTGTGGATTTTGCTATCCATCATTTTCCATAGTAATGAAAATGCTCTTGGCTCGACATAGCCTGTTCTATTCGTTCCGAACCAAATTTGCGCAGGGTTTAAGTAACATAGTACACGATGGAGCTCGAGAGGACAGAGTTTATTTTTTATCAAGGGAAAGAATCTAGGGTTAGTGAAAACTAATAAATTAGGCCAACTTTGTCAGTCTATCCTTAATATAGAAATAAATCGAAAGGTTAAAATACGAAGAAAGTCCAATAAAAGTATATCAGAATCAATCCCCCTTATTAGATTTCTATAGAAGAGATAAATGCTTTATCGAAGGAAATAAGAAAAAAGGGTATGTTGCTActcttttgaaagaaaaaaataggaattcCCGAAGTAATGTCTAAACCCAAGGATTTCACAAATCAAAGATAAAGGATTCCAGAACAAGTAAACACAATTTTCAATTGTCTCAACAACAGAGTTGGATCAGAATAAGGAATAAAAGTCAATTCGTTCGAAATGAGACAAAGAAAAGAGTTTAAAGACGACTCAAAAATTTTTGAAGGATTTTGCCTTCGAAGTTTCTCAGGCAGAATTAGCCAACTTGAGTCATGAGTATAAATGAAATTTGTTTTTTCTGTAAGGAAATTAATGGACGTCATAGTCTAATTTCTATTATTATCGACAGAAATTCGAATCATTTTCTCGAGCCGTATGAGGAGAAAACCTCCTATACGTTTCTAGGGGGGGCGTTGTTTATCTACATCTATCCCAATAAGCTGTCTATCGAATCGTTGCAATTGATGTTCGATCTCGAAGAGAAGGAAGAGATCTTCGAAAAGTAGGTTTTTATGATCCGATAAAGAatcaaacttgtttaaatgttccaGCTATTCTCTATTTCCTTGAAAAGGGTGCTCAACCGACAAGAACTGTTTATGATATTTTAAGGAAGGCGGAATTctttaaagaaaaagaaagaactttGAGTTAATTGAAGAACTAAATGAATAAAAAAGTAGGATAGGAGAAGATTATTAGTATTCCTCGTTGTCTAATTATTTAGACACAATTTACCTCTTTCTTAATCCTATTTGGATTTATATCGTGCCAATCCAACATAAGCCcctattttatttactttttctatCTAATTTGTTTTCTTACCATTGTATTTCCATTGACAAAGGTCTATTGAACAAATAGAATTTGTAGATAGATGGGTCTCTTTATCCTCACTCCATATTTAATTTTTCTGCTTACACTTCGCTCAAATGATAAGGGTGTTCCTCTTGCATGTATTCTCATAcaatataatatatattttttttaataaaaatcgcTAAAAAAAGGAGAATTTGGCCATCGTGATTAGGGTCGCTCTTTTTTTTCACTTTAGTGGAATTTAACCGGACCTGTTCGTTTTGCCATTTGAGTGTTTTTCATGGTCGATAAAATCTTTCTTTTGATGTCTTGCTAGTTCAATGTTTTGACAGAAGCGCGCGGTGTAATTCCATTGATTTTTGGATTTCGATCGTATCTAAGATCCTTTTTTTATCTGGGTTGCTAACTCAATGGTAGAGTACTCGGCTTTTAAGTGCGACTATGATCTTTTACACATTTGGATGAAACAACAAATTCGTCCAGACTCTTGGTAGAGTCTAGAAGACCACGACTGATCCTCAAAGGTAATGAATGGAAAAAATAGCATGTCGTAATAAAATCAATCTTTTTTGAATGGAATCCAAAATTACGATTTTCTGGGTCTAGTGAATAAATGGATAGAGCCTGGCTCCAATTCTGGTAAAATAAAAAGCAACGAGCTTAACTTCCTAATTGGAAGGATTCCCCGCTCTAATTAGACGTTAAAAATAGATTAGTGCCGGATGTGGGGAAAGGTTGGGTTTTCCTATGAGTGGaccctttattttttctttttttttagaaaTCCTAATTATTCTTGATTATGGATTGAATAAGGGATGTTATGGATTGAATGTGTAAAAGAAGCAGTATATTGATAAAGAGGCTGTATTCCAAAGTCAAAAGAGCGATTGGCctgcaaaaataaaaaacttgtTCTGTTCTTTTTTGTAATTTAGAACAAACATAAACTAATTCGGTAGAAAAGGAGCGGAAAAAGATCCGTGGATTAGACTCCCTTTCTTTCCAGGGTTTGTATTAAAAATGCAACACCCTGTTCTGACCATATTGCACTATGTATCATCATTCGATAAACCGAGAAATGCTTCTTCTCTCTGATTCAAGTAGAAATACAAATGGAAAAATTCGAAGGGTATTCAGAAAAACAGAAATCTCGTCAACAATACTTTGTCTACCCACTTCTCTTTCAGGAGTATATTTATGCATTTGCTCATGATTATGGATTAAACGGTTCTGAACCTGTGGAAATAGTTAGTTGGAATAACAAGAAATTTAGTTCACTACTTGTGAAACGTTTAATTATTCGAATGTATCAGCAGAATTTTTTGGATAACTCGGTTAATCATCCTAATCAAGATCGATTATTGGATTACAAAATTTTTTTTTATTCTGAGTTTTATTCTCAGATTCTATCTGAGGGGTTTGCGATTGTTGTGGAAATCCCATTCTCGCTACGGGAATTATCTTgtccgaaagaaaaagaaataccaaaGTTTCAGAATTTACGCTCTATTCATTCAATATTTCCCTTTTTAGAAGACAAATTTTTGCATTTGGATTATCTATCACATATAGAAATACCCTATCCTATCCATTTGgaaatcttggttcaactccttcAATACCGTATCCAAGATGTTCCATCTTTGCATTTATTGCGATTCTTTCTCAACTACTATTCGAATTGGAATAGTTTTATTACTTCAATGAAATCCattcttttttttcaaaaagaaaataaaagactaGTTAAATTCCTATATAACTCTTATGTATCAGAATAtgaatttttcttgttgtttcttCGTAAACAATCTTCTTGCTTACCATTAGCATATTCTGGAACTTTTCTGGAACGAATCCACTTTTCTAGGAAGATGGAACATTTTGGGATAATGTACCCTGGTTTTTCTCGGAAAACCTTATGGTTCTTTATGGATCCTCTTATACATTATGTTCGATATCAAGGAAAGGCAATTCTTGCATCAAAAggcagtttttttttgaaaaagaaatgGAAATGCTACCTTATCAATTTCTGGCaatattatttctttttttggaCTCAGCCGCGAAGAATCCATATAAACCAATTAGCAAACTCTTGCTTCGATTTTATGGGATACCTTTCAAGTGTACCAAAAAGTCCTTTGTTGGTAAGGAATCAAATGCTGGAGAATTCATTTCTCATAGATACTCGAATGAAAAAATTCGATACCATAGTCCCCGCTACTCTCCTCATAGGATACTTATCAAAAGCTCAATTTTGTACTGGATCGGGGCATCCTATTAGTAAACCCATTTGGACGGATTTATCAGATTGGGATATTCTTGATCGATTTGGTCGGATATGTAGAAAtctttttcattatcatagtggaTCTTCGAAAAAACGGACTTTGTATCGACTAAAGTATATACTTCGACTTTCATGCGCTAGAACTTTAGCTCGTAAACATAAAAGCACGGTACGAACTTTTATGCAACGATTGGGTTcggcatttttagaagaattttttACGGAAGAAGAGCAAGTTTTTTCTTTGATGTTCACCAAAACAACTCTTTTTTCTTTCAGTGGATCACACACTGAGCGTATTTGGTATTTGGATATTATAGGTATCAATGACCTGGTCAACCCTCTTAATTAATCATTAGACAAAACTAATAAACAGGAAAGGGTTGATAAATGATCAAGaaaaaactttcatatttttcATTCTGAAATGTTCCTTTTATTATAATAAAGAGTAGGTGAATCAACTTACTAATTAAAAAATTAGTAGAACTTCCTCTTTGGAATAGAATATTGGCTATTTCTACATAGGGAAAGTCGTGTGCAATGAAAAATGCAAGCACGATTTGGGGAGGGATTTTTCTCTATTGTAACAAGGAAGAATTATCTACTCCATCCGACTAGTTCCGGGTTCGAGTCCCGGGCAACCCATATAGAAAAGACCCATCAAAGTTTTTAACTTTTACTCACTTCATTTACAAATAcaaaattattggtttggttaatTTATTTATATGGATAGCCAATCTTTGGGCTGACTTGGTTGACATTGGTATATAGTCTATGTTATACTGTTAAATAACAAGCCTTCTATTATCTATATTCTAGTTAATACGTGTGCTTGGGAGTCCTTGCAATTTGAATAAACCAAGATCTTACCATGACTGCAATTTTAGAGAGACGCGAAAGTACAAGCCTGTGGGGTCGCTTCTGCAACTGGATAACTAGCACTGAAAATCGTCTTTACATCGGATGGTTCGGTGTTTTGATGATCCCTACCTTATTGACCGCAACTTCTGTATTTATTATCGCCTTCATCGCTGCCCCTCCAGTAGATATTGATGGTATTCGCGAGCCTGTTTCTGGTTCTTTACTTTATGGAAACAATATTATCTCTGGTGCTATTATTCCTACTTCTGCGGCGATCGGATTGCACTTTTACCCAATTTGGGAAGCTGCATCTGTTGATGAGTGGTTATACAATGGTGGTCCTTATGAGCTAATTGTTCTACACTTCTTACTTGGTGTAGCTTGTTATATGGGTCGTGAGTGGGAACTTAGTTTCCGTCTGGGTATGCGTCCTTG
The genomic region above belongs to Hordeum vulgare subsp. vulgare unplaced genomic scaffold, MorexV3_pseudomolecules_assembly, whole genome shotgun sequence and contains:
- the LOC123418291 gene encoding maturase K; the encoded protein is MEKFEGYSEKQKSRQQYFVYPLLFQEYIYAFAHDYGLNGSEPVEIVSWNNKKFSSLLVKRLIIRMYQQNFLDNSVNHPNQDRLLDYKIFFYSEFYSQILSEGFAIVVEIPFSLRELSCPKEKEIPKFQNLRSIHSIFPFLEDKFLHLDYLSHIEIPYPIHLEILVQLLQYRIQDVPSLHLLRFFLNYYSNWNSFITSMKSILFFQKENKRLVKFLYNSYVSEYEFFLLFLRKQSSCLPLAYSGTFLERIHFSRKMEHFGIMYPGFSRKTLWFFMDPLIHYVRYQGKAILASKGSFFLKKKWKCYLINFWQYYFFFWTQPRRIHINQLANSCFDFMGYLSSVPKSPLLVRNQMLENSFLIDTRMKKFDTIVPATLLIGYLSKAQFCTGSGHPISKPIWTDLSDWDILDRFGRICRNLFHYHSGSSKKRTLYRLKYILRLSCARTLARKHKSTVRTFMQRLGSAFLEEFFTEEEQVFSLMFTKTTLFSFSGSHTERIWYLDIIGINDLVNPLN